ATCGGCGGCCCTCCGAGGTCACGACTCGGCGCCGTCCGGTCACAGCTCGGAGAAGGCGCCCCGGTGGTGCAGGAGCGGCCGCTCGTCCTCGGGCCCCAGGCTCACGTCGAGCACCCGCCCGACGAGGAGCACGTGGGTGCCCGCCGCGTGCTCGGCCTCGGTGGCGCACTCCATCGTCGCCACGCTGCCGTCGAGCAGCGCCGCCCCCGTGAGCGGTCCACGGCGGTGGGGCACCTGCGCCAGCTGGTCGACGACGGGCCGGCCCGGCGTCGCGAGCCAGGCGGCCGCCGGCCGCGCCCGCGCCGCCAGCACCGACAGGCCCCACGTCCGCGTCTCCGTCACGGCGTCGAGGAAGCGCGAGTCCTGGTGGACGCAGACGAGCACGAGCACCGGGTCCAGCGACACCGAGGCGAAGCTGCTCACGGTGATCGCGTGGTCCAGGCGCCCGTCGCGGGTCGTCACGACGCACACGCCGGTGGCGAAGCGGCCCGCCGCCCGCCGGTACGTCTCGACGTCCGGCGACGGCCACGGCGCGCCCGGCGGGACGGCCGCGGCGCTCAGACCAGCCCCGCGAACAGGTCGGTCAGCGGCTCCCCGCCCTCGGGCCGCACGGGCTCCCCGCGCAGCAACCGGTACTGCTCGACGCCCGAGAGCGGCTGGTGGAGACCGTTCGTCAGCGCGAAGGAGGACGCCCCGAGCTCCACCTGGCTCGCGTGCGCCCGCAGCGCCGCCACCTTGGCGGGCAGCTCGGCGGAGGCGTCGACGACGACGTCCACCTCCTCCCCCGGCACCGCCAGGCTGGGCAGGTCGCCGTCGGGGTCGGAGGTCGCCAGCCCCTGCGCCCGCAGCGCCCGGAGCCCGTCGCGGAGCACGGCCTCGTCGGCCACGTGCCCGAGGACCCGCGCGACGGTCCACGGCGCGGCGCCGTCGGGGTCGGCCGCGAGCTCGACGGCCCGCAGCACGAGGTCGTGCACGCGCACGTGGTCGGGGTGGCCGTAGCCCCCGCCCGGCTCGTAGGTGACGACGACCTGGGGCCGCACCTCGTGCAGCACCCGCACGAGGTGGCCGGCCACCTCGTCGAGGGGCGCGAGCGACAGGGCGTCGGCGGGCGCGTCCGGCGCCGGGACCGCGCGCGTCCCCGTCGCCGCGGCGCCGCCCTCCCCGTCCGCCCACGCCATGCCCGAGTCGCGGTAGCGGACGGGTGCGCCGTCCGGCCCGACGGCGTCGGCGCCGAGGAAGCGGCGGTCCTCCAGCCCCAGGGCCTCCGCGGCCGCGGCCAGCTCGCCCGTCCGCAGCTCGGCCAGGGCGTCCTCGTCGGCGTCGACGCCGGGGTGCTCGGCGAGGACCGCGGGCAGCACCTCCCCGCGCTCGCCGCGCGTGCACGTCACGAGCGTCACCGCCGTCCCGGCCGCGGCGGCGGCCGCCGCGGCCGTGGCCCCCGTGGCGAGGCTCTCGTCGTCGGGGTGGGCGTGGACGAGGAGCAGCCGGCGGGGGCTGTCGAGGGCGTCCATGGCCGCGGCCTCCGCCGGGTCGAGCTCGCGCTCGACGGCGTCGTCGAGCGCGTCGGCGGCCTGCTGCAGCACGTCCTGCGCGACGTCGGAGGCGACGGCCTGCTCGGCGCCGTCCGCCGTCGGCGTCGTGCCGGGCGCGACGGGGTCGGGCTCGGCCGGGTGCTCGGGCGTCGTCGTCATCGCGCCATCCTGCCCCGGGGCCCGTCCGCACGCCGCCGCGCGACCCCCGCCGGGGCGGGGCAGGGTGGTGGCATGGACTACCGCCACCTCGGACGCTCGGGCCTCAAGGTCTCCGAGATCACCTACGGCAACTGGCTGACGCACGGCTCGCAGGTCGAGGACGAGGCGGCCACCGCCTGCGTCCGCGCGGCCCTCGACGCCGGCATCACCACCTTCGACACCGCCGACACCTACGCCAACACGCGCGCCGAGACCGTCCTCGGCGAGGCGCTGAAGGGCGAGCGCCGCGAGTCGCTCGAGATCTTCACGAAGGTCTACTTCCCCACCGGCCCGAAGGGGGCCAACGACACCGGCCTCTCCCGCAAGCACGTCCTCGAGTCCGCCGAGGGCTCGCTGCGGCGGCTGGGGACCGACCACATCGACCTCTACCAGGCGCACCGGTACGACCACGCGACGCCGCTCGAGGAGACGATGCAGGCCTTCGCCGACCTCGTGCGGCAGGGCAAGGTCCTCTACGTCGGCGTCAGCGAGTGGACGGCCGACCAGCTGCGCGCCGGCGTGGAGCTGGCCCGGCAGATGGGCTTCCAGCTCGTCTCCAACCAGCCGCAGTACTCCGCGCTCTGGCGGGTCATCGAGGGCGAGGTCGTCCCGGCCTCGCGCGAGCTCGGTGTCTCGCAGGTCGTCTGGTCGCCGATCGCCCAGGGCGTGCTCACGGGCAAGTACCTGCCCGGGCAGCAGCCGCCGGAGGGCTCGCGCGCCACGGACGCCAAGGGCGGCAAGGACATGATCAGCCGCTGGATGTCCGACGACGTCCTCGCCCGGGTGCAGGAGCTGAAGCCGGTCGCCTCCGACCTCGGCCTGTCGATGGCGCAGCTGGCCGTCGCGTGGGTGCTGCAGAACGACAACGTGGCGGCCGCCATCATCGGCGCCTCGCGCCCGGAGCAGGTGCACGACAACGCCGCCGCCGCCGGCGTCACCATCCCCGCCGACGCCATGGCGCGCATCGACGAGGCGCTCGGGGACGCCGTCGTCACCGACCCGGCGCGCACCGCCGACAGCTCCCCGAAGGAGCGGCTCACCTGAGCCGCCTCCCGGCGCACCCGGGACGCCGAGAGGCCCTGCCCCCGACCGCGGTCGGGGGCAGGGCCTCTCGGCGTCCGGGGCGGGCCGGCGTCAGCGCTTGGCGGCGCGGGCCGTCCGGCTGCGGGCGTTCGCGTCGAGGACGACCTTGCGGATGCGGACGGCGTCGGGGGTGATCTCGACGCACTCGTCCTCGCGGCAGAACTCGAGGCTCTGCTCGAGGGACAGGCGCCGCGCGGGCACCAGCCGCTCCAGCTCGTCCGCGTTGGAGCGGACGTTGGTCATCTTCTTCTCCTTGGTGATGTTCACGTCCATGTCGTCGGCACGGCTGTTCTCGCCGACGACCATGCCCTCGTAGACCTCCGTCGTCGGGTC
The genomic region above belongs to Pseudokineococcus lusitanus and contains:
- a CDS encoding flavin reductase family protein, coding for MSAAAVPPGAPWPSPDVETYRRAAGRFATGVCVVTTRDGRLDHAITVSSFASVSLDPVLVLVCVHQDSRFLDAVTETRTWGLSVLAARARPAAAWLATPGRPVVDQLAQVPHRRGPLTGAALLDGSVATMECATEAEHAAGTHVLLVGRVLDVSLGPEDERPLLHHRGAFSEL
- the mshB gene encoding N-acetyl-1-D-myo-inositol-2-amino-2-deoxy-alpha-D-glucopyranoside deacetylase, whose product is MTTTPEHPAEPDPVAPGTTPTADGAEQAVASDVAQDVLQQAADALDDAVERELDPAEAAAMDALDSPRRLLLVHAHPDDESLATGATAAAAAAAAGTAVTLVTCTRGERGEVLPAVLAEHPGVDADEDALAELRTGELAAAAEALGLEDRRFLGADAVGPDGAPVRYRDSGMAWADGEGGAAATGTRAVPAPDAPADALSLAPLDEVAGHLVRVLHEVRPQVVVTYEPGGGYGHPDHVRVHDLVLRAVELAADPDGAAPWTVARVLGHVADEAVLRDGLRALRAQGLATSDPDGDLPSLAVPGEEVDVVVDASAELPAKVAALRAHASQVELGASSFALTNGLHQPLSGVEQYRLLRGEPVRPEGGEPLTDLFAGLV
- a CDS encoding aldo/keto reductase family protein — protein: MDYRHLGRSGLKVSEITYGNWLTHGSQVEDEAATACVRAALDAGITTFDTADTYANTRAETVLGEALKGERRESLEIFTKVYFPTGPKGANDTGLSRKHVLESAEGSLRRLGTDHIDLYQAHRYDHATPLEETMQAFADLVRQGKVLYVGVSEWTADQLRAGVELARQMGFQLVSNQPQYSALWRVIEGEVVPASRELGVSQVVWSPIAQGVLTGKYLPGQQPPEGSRATDAKGGKDMISRWMSDDVLARVQELKPVASDLGLSMAQLAVAWVLQNDNVAAAIIGASRPEQVHDNAAAAGVTIPADAMARIDEALGDAVVTDPARTADSSPKERLT